The DNA region GCCCCAGCTCGGTGAGTTCGGCACGTAGAACTGCGCTCCGAAACGACGGTACGAGTTGACGTTCGGGCAGAGGAACGCCATCTGCGCCGGCAGGGTCTCGAGCACACCGCCGATCGCGTGTCGCAGCGCGGCGTTCTGCTCGGGATCCTCGCTGGCAAAGATGTTGTTGCCTTCTTTGTCGAGAATCGAAATGTGCACGTGCAAACCGTTGCCCGCCTGGCCCGGATACGGCTTGGCCATAAACGTGGTGTCCATCTCGTGGTCGTAGGCGATGTTCTTCACCAGACGCTTGAGCAACACCGCGTAGTCGCAGGCCTTGATCGGGTCATTGACGTGATGCAGGTTCACTTCGAACTGCGCCGGGGCGCTTTCCTTGACGATGGCGTCAGCAGGGATGCCCTGCTCTTTCGCGCCTTCGAGGATGTCTTGCAGGCAATCGACGTATTCGTCGAGGTCATCGATCAAATACACCTGAGTCGACATCGGACGTTTGCCGGAGACCGGCGAACGTGGCGATTGCGGACGACCGTTCACGTTGTCCTGGTCGATCAGATAGAACTCGAGTTCGAACGCGGCGCAGATGGTCAGGCCCATTGCATCGAACTTGCTCACGACCTGACGCAGCACTTCGCGAGGGTCAGCGAAGAACGGCTGGCCTTCGAGTTCGTGCATGGTCATTAACAGTTGCGCGGTCGGGCGCTTCTGCCAGGGCTCGATGCTGAGCGTATCAGGGATGGGGAAGCAGATTCGGTCTGAGTCGCCGATGTCCAGACCCAGGCCGGTGCTTTCCACCGTAGAACCGTTGATGTCCAGAGCAAACAG from Pseudomonas sp. ACM7 includes:
- a CDS encoding glutamine synthetase family protein; translated protein: MSVPLRTVQLNEANAFLKKYPEVLYVDLLIADMNGVVRGKRIERTSLHKVYEKGINLPASLFALDINGSTVESTGLGLDIGDSDRICFPIPDTLSIEPWQKRPTAQLLMTMHELEGQPFFADPREVLRQVVSKFDAMGLTICAAFELEFYLIDQDNVNGRPQSPRSPVSGKRPMSTQVYLIDDLDEYVDCLQDILEGAKEQGIPADAIVKESAPAQFEVNLHHVNDPIKACDYAVLLKRLVKNIAYDHEMDTTFMAKPYPGQAGNGLHVHISILDKEGNNIFASEDPEQNAALRHAIGGVLETLPAQMAFLCPNVNSYRRFGAQFYVPNSPSWGIDNRTVAVRVPTGSPDSVRIEHRVAGADANPYLLMASVLAGIHHGLTNEIEPGAPVEGNSYEQNEQSLPNNLRDALRELDDSEVMARYIDPMYIDVFVACKESELAEFENSISDLEYNWYLHTV